The genome window ATTTATCTGCTTCTGGTGGTTATTACGCTACTGTTGGATCTGATAGAATGTTTGCTAATCCAGGGTCTTTAGTAGGTAGTATTGGTGTTATTTTGGGTGGTATAGAATTTGCTGATTTGTTGGCAAAATTGGGTATTAAATACCAAGCAATCACTAGTGGGAAAAATAAGGATCTTCTTTCTCCTTATAAAAAAATGAGTGAAGAACAACGTTCTTTTTTACAAAAAATGGTAAATAATACTTATGATCAATTTCTTACAGCTGTTGCAATAGGTCGTAAGAAAGATAAAGAAGTCATCAGACCTCTAGCGGATGGGAGTGTATTTACTGGGGAACAAGCGGTTGAGAATGGCTTGATTGACGAATTAGGTAGCTTTTATGATGTGGTAGCATATACTAGGAAAAAATATGATCTACCAAAAGCTAATCTTGAATTAATAACTCCACACAGTGGTGCTTTTAATATCAAAGATCTTATCTCTGTATTAGCACCTAACGCAATGCCTACAATGAGCTTGATAGATACAACACCTGCATTGGGTTATTCTCCTGTTTTATATTTATATCAATTTTAGGAGTTAGATAATGATAGATATTTTTTGGACAAGTTTAGGATTATTTCAACATCCTAAAGATACATTTACAGAACTTAAAACTTATACAACAAAAAATATTTTTATGAATGGATTGTTTATTTCTATAATAGGAATTATTTCATTATTTTTGGGTGAAATTTTAGGACAAGGTAATATTGCACCACATACTGTTTTTTTTAAGCTAGTTGCTTATTATATAAGTTCTTATTTATTTTTAAGTGTTATTTTATTTAGTCTTAGTTTTTTTCATAATAAAATCAATACATTACAATTTTTAGGATTGTATTTGAGTACAGATTTAGTGTTATTAGCTATTTTACCATTATCTCTTTTAGGATCAGCAATACCCATATTGTCAATAGTATTTAAAATAAGTATTTATATAATAGGTTTCATATCTTGGTGTTTGAAACTTAGATTATTTATGAATTATTTCAAATTATCAATATCACAAGTTATTATTATTTATTCTTTACCTGTTCTTCTTTTAATGGGTTTAGGGATAATGGTAGGACTAGTTTTTTTTAATACAACAGTCTCATTTTTTTAATAAGTAATAATTACTGAATTTGTAATATAAGGACTGTACGGTAATATGATTTTAGAATCATTTAAAAAAATTCTCTATACTTGGTTTTATACTTCTCTTGATAGATATTTCTATTCTCAATTACTGTTAAATTACATTATTGGTGTACTATTTTTTTCATCTATTATTATGATTAATGAATTATATTATATTATACGATACTATTTTGAACAGAATGTGCCTCTTTTTCATGTAATGAGTATGATGGGAGCATTGATCCCCTTTTTAGTTTCCTTTTCTGTTCCTTTTGGAGTTCTTCCTGCTTATCTACTTTTAATGGGACAATTATCTCAAGATAGTGAGATAGTCGCTATGCGTGCTTGTGGAATTTCACAGTTTCGTATTATGTTACCTGGAATTGTTTTTGGTATATGTATTATGATTTTTGCATATAATTTTAAAAATACTATAGAAACTGCCTCTAATGCTTATTATTTACAACTTAAAGGTAAAGTTCTTTCTCAAAAACCTGTAGTTCAACTGATGGATAATGTGTTTTTGAATATTGGTTCGGTACAATTAAGTTTTGAAAGTACTTCTCCTGTAGAAGGTAGTGAAGATGTATTACATAATGTATATGCTGTAGATGTAGAGAATAGAAGAACGATTAGAGCTCAAGAAGGACGGATTTATGTGAGTCCTGATAATCCAGAACATTATATAATGAGATTTCTACGCGGTGATATAAATGAATTAACTATCAAAACAAATACTTCTACGAATGTAACTAGTGATTCTACAAATATCATCAATGAATTTAGTGATCCGGTTAATGAAAATGCTATTATAAATCCTACTGTGAATACAACTGTAAAAGAAGAATTTTATTTATCATCTTTTGGGTCTATGACTTTACACAATTATGTGTGGCTTCCTGGTGATGGGTATTATAAAGGTCCTGATACATATACTTTTAAAGAATTAAAAGAACAAATAGATATAAAAGAAATTAATATTGTAAATAGAAAAAATTATGAAATAATTGTTAGTAATAAAACAATTATTGATAAATTAGCTAATTTAGTAAAGTTCAATAAAAAATTTGTTTATAGTATGGCTGAAGATGAAGAGGATCTAAAAGCAATTTCTAATTTTATAGAAACTAATTTAGAATTATTAACCACAACTGTAAAAAATAATGCTATTGCTCAAAAAACTGCTAGAGCAGAATTACCTAATTATGATCTTATGAAATTGTATGATAAATTAGCATTACCAGCTATTGCTTTAGTCTTTGCTATATTGTCACTACCTTTAGGTATGTTTTCTGCTAGAAGTGGGCGAGGGGAAGGATTAAGTATTAGCTTGGTGGTTGTTCTTATTTTCTATGGATTCAAATCGGCTATTGAAAATATGATTAGTCAAAATAAATTGATTCCTGAATTAGTATGGTTACCCACAATATGCTTTGGGATCATAGCGTCAATATTATATATTAAAAAATTAAATGAATAATATTAAGGATGAATAGTGAAAGATAAAATAAATTTTTTATTATCTAAATATAATACTTTACCTATTTTTGAAATCATAAATGATGTAGTATATTTTTTTTATAATTTTTTTTATAGCTTGATTAATTTTTTTCATAAAGATCATATAGTTGCAAATCTGAGAACACTACGTTGGAATAAATTAGATTCTTATATTATGAGTCAATTTCTTATGGCGATGATAGGATCTATTGTTTTATTTGTTTCTATTTATGAATTAGCTCAGATTTTCCAAGATTTGAGAGGGCTTCCAGATGATGTTAATAATTATTATTTAAATCTTCACTACCTAAATACAGTTCCTTATTGGACTTTCATTTTACAACCTTTTGGTTTTTTATTTGCTACTGTATATGTATTAAGTAAATTATCATCTACTCGTGAAATAATAGCTATGGTAAGTACAGGGACAAGTATTTATCGTTTAACTTTTTATATGGTTTTAACTTCTATTTTATATTATATTTTTATTATAACTTTTTTAATGAATAATTTTATTTTACCTACTTATCAAAATTCTTATATTTATAGAAGAGTTGCCTTAAATCAAGCTAAATTAGGGGAACTCAGTTTTTTAAATGATAATAAAAAATTCACGATTTTTGGTGCTAATAATTTGTTATATCTTGGTGAATATTATAATGCCACAGAAAAATATATTGATAATGCAACTGTTATTCAATATTTATCACAAGATGAGATTCAAGAAGCGACTCAATTTATTCCTGGTGGAGAAGATTCAGAATGGCTCTATGATAATAGAATTAATATAGAATCTTTAAAAAATATTAATGTTCCAGATAGAATATCTTTTCAAAAGCGAATAGATGCAGAGCGTTTGTCATGGAATGAAGAAAAACAAGCGTGGGCGATTTCTAATGGTACTGTGAGATTAATATCAGAAGGTGGAAAATTATTTAGCCTACGAAAAACAGAATATGAAATTGATTTAAGTTTGTTAGATCCGTATTGGTTTTTTGAAAGAAATTGGTATCCTATTGATGCGATGACTGTAGAAGAAGGATTAAGGCATATTGATAAACTTAAAAGATCGGGACGATCTTATCATAGTGAATTAACAAAGTATTATGCTAAAGATGCTTATCCTATGGGATTAATTTTTGTAGTAATGGTAGGGATAGGAATTGTGAATATGGCTTCTAAAAAAGTTTCAGTACCTATTAATAGTGCTCTCAGTATGGCTCTATTTATTGTATATTATTTGATGTATACTTCTTTTTTAGGAATGGCAGGACGCGGAGATGTAACACCTTGGGTAGGTGGTTTTGGAGGAAGTCTGATATTTGGTGTATTAGCTTTTGTATTGTATTCACGAGCAACGACATAGATAAATATTTAATTTTTTCTTCGTAACAAACGAGAGATATTTAATAATAAAGTAGGTAAAAGATGATCATCTTTTATTACAGATCTAGTAATGTGTTGAAAAACTTCTTCTATGGCTATCACTAATTCTTCTAATTCTATAGTAGATATATTAATAAATAGTTGACTGTAAGGAGTATAGAGAGGATGAGGAAGTTCAAGAGATATATTTCTTATTTTGTTTTGGCGACAACGCAGACTGTTTTCCATACATTTACTTAGTTCTTCCAAAAATAAAATACTATGTCCGTTTTTACTTAATTTTTCTGAAAATTGTATAAAAAGAATACCATGTTCTATATTGGAAGTACATTGAGTGAAAAACTCAGTAATCAAATTAAATTTAATATCAGAGAGCTTATATAAGCTCTCCTTCATTATTTCTATAGAAGATGTAAGTTTTTGTGGATTAATATCAAGAAATTCTAATTCATGATAGACAGGTTTTTTGAAAGTGATTTTTAAAGTTCGTGAAAGAATAGTAGGAAGAATTTTTTTTGGGTTTTGTGCAGTAATAATTACCCAATGATGTGGATAAGGTTCTTCAATAAGTTTTAGCGCGGCATTTTGTGTTGTTGCATCAGCTGTATCAAAATCTGC of Spirochaetota bacterium contains these proteins:
- the sppA gene encoding signal peptide peptidase SppA → MNKKTVLIIFITLYTISVGASIVILATGNKQQENQKQNKMSPFSSLTGINKSSDMIGVIKIDEPIAFISQNSSIFTKQQRGASFWLEQMDYATTNENVKAVIIRVNSPGGTVGASQELHAAVQRIKDAGKPVITSIADLSASGGYYATVGSDRMFANPGSLVGSIGVILGGIEFADLLAKLGIKYQAITSGKNKDLLSPYKKMSEEQRSFLQKMVNNTYDQFLTAVAIGRKKDKEVIRPLADGSVFTGEQAVENGLIDELGSFYDVVAYTRKKYDLPKANLELITPHSGAFNIKDLISVLAPNAMPTMSLIDTTPALGYSPVLYLYQF
- a CDS encoding LptF/LptG family permease, which encodes MKDKINFLLSKYNTLPIFEIINDVVYFFYNFFYSLINFFHKDHIVANLRTLRWNKLDSYIMSQFLMAMIGSIVLFVSIYELAQIFQDLRGLPDDVNNYYLNLHYLNTVPYWTFILQPFGFLFATVYVLSKLSSTREIIAMVSTGTSIYRLTFYMVLTSILYYIFIITFLMNNFILPTYQNSYIYRRVALNQAKLGELSFLNDNKKFTIFGANNLLYLGEYYNATEKYIDNATVIQYLSQDEIQEATQFIPGGEDSEWLYDNRINIESLKNINVPDRISFQKRIDAERLSWNEEKQAWAISNGTVRLISEGGKLFSLRKTEYEIDLSLLDPYWFFERNWYPIDAMTVEEGLRHIDKLKRSGRSYHSELTKYYAKDAYPMGLIFVVMVGIGIVNMASKKVSVPINSALSMALFIVYYLMYTSFLGMAGRGDVTPWVGGFGGSLIFGVLAFVLYSRATT
- a CDS encoding LptF/LptG family permease, which encodes MILESFKKILYTWFYTSLDRYFYSQLLLNYIIGVLFFSSIIMINELYYIIRYYFEQNVPLFHVMSMMGALIPFLVSFSVPFGVLPAYLLLMGQLSQDSEIVAMRACGISQFRIMLPGIVFGICIMIFAYNFKNTIETASNAYYLQLKGKVLSQKPVVQLMDNVFLNIGSVQLSFESTSPVEGSEDVLHNVYAVDVENRRTIRAQEGRIYVSPDNPEHYIMRFLRGDINELTIKTNTSTNVTSDSTNIINEFSDPVNENAIINPTVNTTVKEEFYLSSFGSMTLHNYVWLPGDGYYKGPDTYTFKELKEQIDIKEINIVNRKNYEIIVSNKTIIDKLANLVKFNKKFVYSMAEDEEDLKAISNFIETNLELLTTTVKNNAIAQKTARAELPNYDLMKLYDKLALPAIALVFAILSLPLGMFSARSGRGEGLSISLVVVLIFYGFKSAIENMISQNKLIPELVWLPTICFGIIASILYIKKLNE